CCCCCGCTGTCGCTGGACACGGAGCTGGCTGAGCAGCGGTATCAGATCGAGCCGGTCGCGGAAACCAGCGCGGACAGAGTCTTCGAACGGCGATGGGCGCTGACGCTGCTGGACCGCACCCTGGCGCGGCTGCGGGAAGAATTCGCTGCGACAGGCAGAGCGAGGGAGTTCGACGGGTTGAAGGTCTGCCTGACGGCCGAGCGGGGCGAGATTTCCTACCGCGAAATTGGCGCCGCGCTGGAGATGAGCGACGGGGCCGCGCGCGTCGCGGTGCACCGGTTGCGCCGGCGGTTCCGCGAGGTCTTCCGGGAAGAGATAGCCCATACCGTAACGCGCCCAGAGGAGATTGAAGACGAAATGCGCTATCTCATGAGCGCGCTGGCGGGTTGAGGCCTGATGCCTGTTGCGTGTGCATGCGGAATAGGGTGCCTCGCCAATCGCCCGTCGCCGCCACGGGCCATTTCCCCATTGCCCCCGCGCCGCCTGGTGTAACATCCCCCGTTGCTTGCTTAACTAAAGAGTGATGAATGAGAATGCGAACATGGACCGGAAGTGTGAGAAATGCGGCGCCCTGCTGGCGGCCGACGCGCCCGAGGGGCTCTGCCCACGCTGCCTGATGGGGCTGAACCTGGCGACGCAAACCGAGGCGCCCGAGGGTGAGATCGGGCCGGACGGCACCCAGGTGGTTCGTCCGAAGCCCGAACCACCTCCGCCCCTGGAGGAGATCGCCCCGCACTTCCCTCACTTGGAAATTCTGGAATGCATGGGCCGTGGCGGCATGGGCGTGGTCTATAAGGCGCGCCAGCCGCGCCTCAATCGCCTGGTCGCCCTCAAGATCCTGGCCCGCGAGAAGGAAAAGGACCAGCGGTTCGCCGATCGGTTCACGCGCGAGGCGCAGGCCCTCGCCCGGCTCAACCACCCCAACATCGTCACCGTCTATGACTTCGGCGAGGCCGACGGCCTTTACTACTTGCTGATGGAATACGTGGACGGCATGAACCTGCGGCAACTGCTCCAGACCCGGAAGCTGGCGCCCGAGGAGGCCCTGACCATCGTGCCGTCCATTTGCGAAGCCCTGCAATACGCCCACCAGGAGGGCATCGTCCACCGCGACATCAAGCCGGAGAACATCCTGATGGATAAGCAGGGCCGGGTGAAGATCGCCGACTTTGGCATCGCCAAGCTTCTCGGCGGTGGCGGTGCGGCCGTCTCGCTCACCGGCGAGCAGCAGGTGGTGGGCACCCCCCATTACATGGCGCCCGAGCAGGTCGAGACGCCGGCGGTGGTGGATCACCGCGCGGACATCTACTCGCTGGGCGTCGTCTTCTACGAGATGCTCACGGGCGAACTGCCGCTGGGCAAGTTCGCTCCGCCCAGCCAGAAGGTGCATGTGGATGTGCGCTTGGACCAGGTGGTCCTGCACGCTTTGGAGAAGGAGCCCGAACGCCGCTACCAACAGGCCAGCCAGGTGAAGACCGATGTGGAGACCATCGCAAAGTCCGAGGTCCGGGGCTCGCAGCCTGTGCCGCCCAGGTCATCCGCTGCGATGCCCGCCCCGGCCGCCTCCGGTGTCGGGGATGCCCTGCGGCAAGTCCGAGGGCCGGCGATCGGGCTGGTGATCACTGCCATTCTGAACTGGGCCGGGATCCCCTTAATCTTCCTTATCACGATGTTCGTGGCGAGTCGCCACGCAATCAGCAAGGCCCCCATGCTGCTGCTGCCTCTGTTGGCTCTAGTGCTGAGCGGCATCATGCTCGTTGCCGGCCTTAAGATGAAGCGGCTCCAGGCTTATTGGCTGGCGGTCGCGGGCAGTATCCTCGCGATTCTGGTCACTCCCGGGAATCTGATCGGCCTGCCGATTGGTATCTGGGCCCTTGTCGTGCTGAGCCAAAGGCACGTGCGCGAGGCGTTCCGGCAGGGGCAAGGCGCAACCGGGCTTCAAGCAACACCTGCCAGCAATGGGGGTGGTGGCTGGAAGACTGCGGCTGTGATTGCGGCGACGGTGCTGCTCGTGCTGGCAATCCCGGTTGGGGCGATCATCCTGTCCATCGGACTGCCCGTCTATTTCAGGGCCCAACACCGTGCCAATGTGACTAGGGCGCAACTGCCGACGCTCGTGGTGCACGGGACGGTGGTTGATGCCGTCACGGGCCGGCCGATTGCAGGCGCGCGGGTGGATGACAACTTCGACGGCGCTCGTCCCAACCGGCCGCCGCAGCAGGCGTGGACGGATAACATGGGGAATTACAAACTCTGCACCTGGCGGGAGGCGCACACCCTGGCGGCCTCGGCGCCGGGTTACGAAACCAAGCTTCAGGTCTTCACTGCCAATGGCTCGCCGCCGCGGCCAGGGACGCACATGGATTACATGGATTTCCGGTTGCAGCCGGCGAAGGATAGCGGACCGGACGAGCCGGGCGGGGCAGCAACGGCGGAAGAGTCAGGCGCAGCCGGGAAAGCCGCGCCCGGCACAGATCCCCAAGTTCTCGAGAAGACAGTCCGGCTCGGCAAAGAAGCCTACCAAAGCGGCGACTACAGCCGGGCCTTGGGGCAGTTGCTGCCCGCTGCGATGAACGGCCACCCCGTAGCGCAGCACCGGGTCGGCGTGATGTACTTCATGGGGCAGGGGGTTGCGCAGGACGCGGCGGAGGCCACGCGCTGGTTCCGCAAGGCCGCCGAGCAGGGACAGGCGGAATCCCAATACAGCCTGGGGATGCGCTACCTGCTGGGGGAGAGTGTCGTGAAAGACCCGAAGGAGGCTGCTCACTGGTTCCAACTCGCGGCTGAGCAAGGGGTTCCCGAGGCGCAGGCGTCTCTGGCCCTGCGCTGCGCCAACGGCGACGGCGTGCCGCAGGACGTTGTGGAAGCTTACAAGTGGGCGATGCTGGCAAGAAGCGTGCTCGGCGCAAGCAGCGGCAGTATTTCCCTGGGTAACCTGGAACAAAGGATGACGCAGGAGCAGATTGTGGAAGCCAAGCGCCGGGCCAAGGAATTCGTGCCAAAAAGAACTGGCCCAGCCGATCCTTGATTTAAAGCGCGGAGCAAAGCGGAGCGGAACGCACTGTCAATGAAACTAGCTTCCCTTGCCCGGAACATCGGCCCGCGGATCAACAGACTTCCCGAATGCTACGTTCTGGATTGGGCAGCCAGCCTGAGAAAGTTGCTGCCAACGGAACGTTCCGCTTGCCCGCATCCGCGAAGGGCCCGTGTTCTGGCACCTCGGGAATGCTAGTAAGGTGTTCTTTGCGACCCCACGTGCCAGTCGAAATAGAGGTAATTCCGCAGCGCAGGCTTCTTGGGCCCGTGCACAGGTTCAAGCGCGATATAGTCAATATAGGTGGAGCTCGTGATGCCGAGGGCGGTCATCAGTTGCTTGTCGCAATCCGTCATGGCCCAGGTATCGGAGGGCTTCTTGATCGCCGTCTGTTTCTTGGGCGCCGCGAAAGGCGTGTTGGGCCGGCCGAACGGGTAAAGCAGAGTTTCGTTCCCGTAAGGAGGATCGTTGGTGATCGTGCTCAGTGAGAAGTAGCTAATCGGCACTTTGAGCGGCGGTGACGGCGCAAGCGGCGGCAGCACCCTGAAGGAGGCCGGACAAATGGCCACTTTTGCGGTCTGCAAGAGAGTCTGCGGGGGTTTGTACGCCAAATACGGGGTCAAGAACCCCGCCAGGGAGCCGTTATAGGGATCAGTTGCGACTGTGCTCTTGGCGTAGGTGAAGAACATTCCAGTCCAGCAGGGACCCGGCAGGTAGTCATTGTTGTCGGAGGAGTACATCGCAATCGCATACCCCACCTGCTTGAGATTGCTGACGCAGTTCGCCCGCATCGCCTTCTCTTTGGCTTTGGCCAGCGCGGGCAGCAGCAGCGCCGCCAGAATTGCAATGATCGCGATCACTACCAGCAATTCAATAAGGGTGAACGCGCGAATCCTGGCGCGGACTTTTGTGGCATCTCTTAACATACGCATAATCTACTTCAACTGAGCTCATTTTGGCGACTACCGTTTCCAATTGCAAGCCTGAAATGAAGACAATAACTGAAGTGAAAGAACGGGTTTGAGGGGGGGGCCGATAGGGTGCGGATTGGGTTGCGTACTGCCGGGAAACTGAAGCGGCGGATTGCGCTGGTGGAGATTCACGCCGTTCGCCGGACTTCAAGAAAACCGTGGAGCTGG
This genomic window from Candidatus Paceibacterota bacterium contains:
- a CDS encoding protein kinase — its product is MNENANMDRKCEKCGALLAADAPEGLCPRCLMGLNLATQTEAPEGEIGPDGTQVVRPKPEPPPPLEEIAPHFPHLEILECMGRGGMGVVYKARQPRLNRLVALKILAREKEKDQRFADRFTREAQALARLNHPNIVTVYDFGEADGLYYLLMEYVDGMNLRQLLQTRKLAPEEALTIVPSICEALQYAHQEGIVHRDIKPENILMDKQGRVKIADFGIAKLLGGGGAAVSLTGEQQVVGTPHYMAPEQVETPAVVDHRADIYSLGVVFYEMLTGELPLGKFAPPSQKVHVDVRLDQVVLHALEKEPERRYQQASQVKTDVETIAKSEVRGSQPVPPRSSAAMPAPAASGVGDALRQVRGPAIGLVITAILNWAGIPLIFLITMFVASRHAISKAPMLLLPLLALVLSGIMLVAGLKMKRLQAYWLAVAGSILAILVTPGNLIGLPIGIWALVVLSQRHVREAFRQGQGATGLQATPASNGGGGWKTAAVIAATVLLVLAIPVGAIILSIGLPVYFRAQHRANVTRAQLPTLVVHGTVVDAVTGRPIAGARVDDNFDGARPNRPPQQAWTDNMGNYKLCTWREAHTLAASAPGYETKLQVFTANGSPPRPGTHMDYMDFRLQPAKDSGPDEPGGAATAEESGAAGKAAPGTDPQVLEKTVRLGKEAYQSGDYSRALGQLLPAAMNGHPVAQHRVGVMYFMGQGVAQDAAEATRWFRKAAEQGQAESQYSLGMRYLLGESVVKDPKEAAHWFQLAAEQGVPEAQASLALRCANGDGVPQDVVEAYKWAMLARSVLGASSGSISLGNLEQRMTQEQIVEAKRRAKEFVPKRTGPADP
- a CDS encoding sigma-70 family RNA polymerase sigma factor translates to MTTHWSVVLSAREKGSPQSAAALETLCRTYWYPLYAYVRRQGHSPPDAQDLTQEFFARLLQKDYLKAAAREKGRFRTFLIVALKRFLANEWDRLRAQKRGGGQPPLSLDTELAEQRYQIEPVAETSADRVFERRWALTLLDRTLARLREEFAATGRAREFDGLKVCLTAERGEISYREIGAALEMSDGAARVAVHRLRRRFREVFREEIAHTVTRPEEIEDEMRYLMSALAG
- a CDS encoding prepilin-type N-terminal cleavage/methylation domain-containing protein is translated as MRMLRDATKVRARIRAFTLIELLVVIAIIAILAALLLPALAKAKEKAMRANCVSNLKQVGYAIAMYSSDNNDYLPGPCWTGMFFTYAKSTVATDPYNGSLAGFLTPYLAYKPPQTLLQTAKVAICPASFRVLPPLAPSPPLKVPISYFSLSTITNDPPYGNETLLYPFGRPNTPFAAPKKQTAIKKPSDTWAMTDCDKQLMTALGITSSTYIDYIALEPVHGPKKPALRNYLYFDWHVGSQRTPY